A window of the Streptomyces finlayi genome harbors these coding sequences:
- a CDS encoding WXG100 family type VII secretion target: MADGIIDVQYSTVRNAIEELKGQTQQIITTLNNLEDELKPLVMSWEGDDQQMYRGVQAEWDQATKNMALLLGDSGELVQSIHDNHSRDERRSADNWGGVRAR; this comes from the coding sequence ATGGCCGACGGCATCATCGATGTGCAGTACTCCACGGTCCGCAACGCGATCGAGGAGCTGAAGGGTCAGACCCAGCAGATCATCACGACCCTCAACAACCTGGAGGACGAGCTGAAGCCGCTCGTGATGTCCTGGGAGGGCGACGACCAGCAGATGTACCGCGGAGTCCAGGCGGAGTGGGACCAGGCCACCAAGAACATGGCCCTGCTCCTCGGCGACAGCGGTGAGCTGGTCCAGAGCATCCACGACAACCACTCACGCGACGAGCGCAGGAGCGCCGACAACTGGGGCGGTGTGCGCGCTCGCTGA